The nucleotide sequence ATAGCTAATAAAAGTCCTAATCCAATAACACCATAAGTTCCTAATGTGGAATCTTTCATGATAAGCAGAATTTTTTCTTTAGTCCATCCGCCCCCAAAGCCATCACAAACATCTGCAAATCCATCTTCATGAAAAGCACCAGTAGTATATACTGAAGTTACCATGCTTAATAAAATAGCAATTTCTAATGGTAAAATAAAAGAAGTTCCATAAAAAACTAATGCAGAGATGCTACCTACTATTATTCCTACTAATGAAAAATAGCGTGCACTTTTTTTGAGATATGTAGGATCATGATTTACCCATTTTGGACAAGGAATCCTTGTAAAAAACATTAAGGCAGTAAAAAAAATATGAATCTCTTTTTTCATCTAATAAATTATTATTTTTCAGTTTCGGTACTTATTCCAGCGCTATCAAAACTAGCCATATTATTCAAGAAATTTACAGAAGCTTTTAATAAAGGCATTGCTAGTGCAGCTCCTGTTCCTTCGCCTAATCGTAAGCCTAATGATAATAAAGGTTTTACGTTTAAAAAATCTAACATTTTTATATGCCCTTGCTCGTTAGAGGTATGTGCAAATACACAATACTCTAATATTTTGGGGTTTATAGCCTGGGCTGCCAATAATGCAGAAGTAACAATAAATCCATCTATAACAATTGTCATTTTTAACTCCGCAGCTTTTAATATAGCACCAATGAGCATTATAATTTCAAAACCACCAAATATAGCTAATGCTTCTATTGGAGTTTTAGGAGTATATTGATTATAAACCTCAGAGAGAATATGTTGCTTTTTATGAATGCCTTCTGGATTAAGCCCAGTCCCAGAACCAACGCACTCGTTTATTGGAATATTTGTAAAATAGCTCATAAGTAATGAAGCCGATGAGGTATTACCAATACCCATTTCACCAAAACCTAAAGTATTAACATTATTATGATAAAGGTCAGATACAATGCTTCCTGATTTTTTTAATGCGAGCTCAATTTCAGCTTTGGTCATGGCAGGACTATCCTGATAGTTTTTAGTACCAAAACCAATTTTAGCATCTATAATATCTAAGCTCTCTTCGAATGTGTGATTTACTCCAGCATCAACAATTTTTAAATTAATATTATTGGTATCACTAAATACATTAATTGCAGCACCTCCATCCACAAAATTGTATACCATTTGCGAAGTTACTTCTTGAGGAAATGGGTTAACTTCTCCTTTTAAAGCGATACCATGATCTCCTGCAAAGACAACAATGGTAGGGTTTGTAATTTTAGGGTTTTCGGTTTGTTGTATACATGCAATTTTAAAAGCTAGCTCCTCAAGAATTCCTAAAGCACCAATAGGCTTTGTTTTTAAATCAATTTTATGCTGAACTTTTACTTCTAGATCTATATTTTTTGTAGAACTAATATTGTAATCCATTTTGCTTTTATTTAAGAGTTACTGGTATTCCTGAAACCATTAATGTTGCTTTATCTGCATGCTTAGCAATATGTTGATTCATCCAGCCTTGAAGTTCGGTAAATTTTCTACCTACCTCAGTTTGTGCATGCACTCCCATTCCTATTTCATTAGAAATAATAATAATTGTAGCATTAATGTTTAATAATTTATCAAACTCTTTTTTAGCTAATTCTAAACATTTTTGGATATCGTTTTTGGTATCAACATAATAATTGGTGAGC is from Flavobacteriaceae bacterium and encodes:
- a CDS encoding bifunctional adenosylcobinamide kinase/adenosylcobinamide-phosphate guanylyltransferase, whose amino-acid sequence is MIHYITGGERSGKSSYAQALALSFSNSPKYVATSRNWGYDHKKRIDRHKADRDERWTTVEEEKNISQVISNNDVVIIDCVTLWLTNYYVDTKNDIQKCLELAKKEFDKLLNINATIIIISNEIGMGVHAQTEVGRKFTELQGWMNQHIAKHADKATLMVSGIPVTLK
- the cobT gene encoding nicotinate-nucleotide--dimethylbenzimidazole phosphoribosyltransferase, translated to MDYNISSTKNIDLEVKVQHKIDLKTKPIGALGILEELAFKIACIQQTENPKITNPTIVVFAGDHGIALKGEVNPFPQEVTSQMVYNFVDGGAAINVFSDTNNINLKIVDAGVNHTFEESLDIIDAKIGFGTKNYQDSPAMTKAEIELALKKSGSIVSDLYHNNVNTLGFGEMGIGNTSSASLLMSYFTNIPINECVGSGTGLNPEGIHKKQHILSEVYNQYTPKTPIEALAIFGGFEIIMLIGAILKAAELKMTIVIDGFIVTSALLAAQAINPKILEYCVFAHTSNEQGHIKMLDFLNVKPLLSLGLRLGEGTGAALAMPLLKASVNFLNNMASFDSAGISTETEK